In one window of Helianthus annuus cultivar XRQ/B chromosome 17, HanXRQr2.0-SUNRISE, whole genome shotgun sequence DNA:
- the LOC110926075 gene encoding putative F-box/FBD/LRR-repeat protein At4g13965 produces MDSRHGKVRMNVEGDRLSTLPDDLIHKILFFLGIRYAVQTSVLSPRWRYIWTTMPCLGFSSEDLHYRRFFKFVTRFLSGRNNQTKVHCVKLAFHEKDGHLFVERVLEFAFSNNVKQLNITCLYETENVGFLQGFLQRSYETPLSVYNSQSLENLTLSFTYSFTYRSYITIPPTWYMPALTTLNLLCVVLNAGKTTEKYDSLFWNCANLKNLTLKGCRIMDGSEYLNICHHGLSNLTLENGLGGVNVVTPQLKNLTIRNWPGIHLISAPNLASLHYKDDDYGRLLKVSTDLLHLQKADICILQHSGSLQSLFSGLRLQPYIHNIVFLLQQLRSVKFLTLNLELVKLLSSSVELISDQPSPFTDLKSLKIYPADITIPEVTLSTEVKNFLLDSSQGATFTLVSHEEVRAVRNVASAENLMRKLQVLLDKWKENSEINTTDMEQDKAPMESQTATMHEQVEVENERAFPDTKIKWHFGDRMTHIESYWEGLNEQYEKGYENTGHTISMLREIKVILTKLPASHRDKLEGRFSGLCVEAETIMDNVMDCMKIKCGKTPNRSNVSSHELVTSPQRSS; encoded by the exons ATGGATTCCAGGCATGGTAAAGTTAGAATGAATGTAGAAGGTGATAGACTAAGCACCTTGCCAGACGATCTTATCCATAAGATCCTCTTCTTTCTTGGAATTAGATATGCAGTCCAAACAAGTGTGTTGTCACCTAGATGGAGGTACATCTGGACTACAATGCCCTGTCTCGGTTTCTCAAGTGAGGATTTGCATTATCGCAGGTTCTTCAAATTTGTTACACGTTTTTTGTCTGGCCGAAATAATCAAACAAAAGTGCATTGTGTCAAGCTCGCTTTTCATGAAAAGGATGGCCATCTGTTTGTCGAAAGAGTTTTGGAATTTGCATTCTCCAACAATGTCAAACAACTAAACATTACTTGCTTGTATGAAACTGAAAATGTGGGGTTTTTACAGGGGTTTTTACAGCGTTCATACGAAACCCCTCTTTCTGTCTATAATTCTCAGTCTCTCGAAAATCTCACTTTGTCCTTCACTTACTCCTTCACTTACAGAAGTTACATTACGATCCCACCTACATGGTACATGCCGGCTTTAACAACACTGAATCTCCTTTGTGTGGTATTGAATGCTGGCAAAACTACTGAAAAGTACGACAGTCTTTTCTGGAATTGTGCAAACTTGAAGAATCTCACCTTAAAGGGTTGCAGAATAATGGATGGATCGGAATATCTCAATATATGCCACCATGGATTATCTAATCTAACACTTGAAAACGGTCTTGGGGGAGTCAATGTGGTTACACCTCAACTTAAGAATCTCACTATAAGAAATTGGCCAGGGATTCATCTTATTTCCGCACCCAACCTTGCCTCCTTGCATTATAAAGATGATGATTATGGTAGACTCTTGAAGGTTTCTACCGACCTTCTTCATTTGCAGAAAGCGGATATATGTATTCTGCAACACTCTGGATCATTGCAATCACTTTTTTCCGGCCTCCGTCTCCAGCCATATATTCATAATATAGTTTTTCTTCTTCAACAGCTCCGTAGTGTCAAATTTCTTACGCTTAACTTGGAACTTGTCAAG CTTCTATCTTCATCAGTGGAACTAATCTCAGATCAACCTTCTCCGTTCACCGACTTAAAGAGTTTAAAGATTTATCCAGCTGATATTACCATCCCAGAGGTAACCTTGTCTACTGAAGTCAAAAACTTTTTGCTAGATAGTTCTCAAGGTGCCACCTTTACACTGGTTTCACATGAG GAGGTTAGAGCTGTCAGGAATGTTGCATCAGCAGAAAACCTTATGAGAAAGTTGCAGGTGTTACTAGATAAGTGGAAAGAAAATAGTGAAATAAATACGACTGATATGGAGCAGGACAAGGCACCAATGGAAAGCCAAACGGCAACAATGCATGAGCAAGTGGAAGTTGAGAACGAAAGGGCATTTCCGGACACGAAAATCAAATGGCATTTTGGGGATAGAATGACACATATCGAGAGCTATTGGGAAGGTCTGAATGAGCAGTATGAGAAAGGGTATGAAAATACTGGTCACACAATTTCAATGTTGCGGGAGATTAAAGTAATACTGACAAAGTTGCCTGCATCACATCGGGATAAGTTGGAAGGAAGGTTTTCTGGTTTGTGTGTAGAGGCTGAGACAATCATGGATAATGTGATGGATTGTATGAAGATCAAATGCGGTAAGACGCCAAATCGTTCAAATGTCTCCTCTCATGAACTTGTTACGTCACCACAGCGATCTTCTTGA